One Pseudomonadota bacterium genomic window carries:
- a CDS encoding nucleotidyltransferase family protein, with product MSAAINPQHVVLFHHFRRFLVEAAKAGLDAAPLKGAHLVTSVYPADADRGVMADVDFLVRPEQFERAGSLLEGLGFYRKPLEEAGRATHERAYYLDVGGGRHIMFEAHRHLFDPVRFPLDHEGLWRRSAASEFDGAPCRRLAPEDHYVHIVFHDTLHRLTSLGRTLRDLELLARHGDADLDLIIYRAREWRLTRAVWLLTKRVDASAPELGLSRIVRELAPARSVRAALELVVPEGRTETRLSRLHHRLQAALLWPLILDSPLQAARLAITHPYVRYCLTPAPR from the coding sequence ATGAGCGCGGCCATCAACCCCCAGCACGTCGTGCTGTTCCACCACTTCCGGCGCTTCCTCGTCGAAGCCGCGAAGGCGGGGCTCGACGCGGCGCCGCTCAAGGGGGCGCACCTCGTCACGAGCGTCTACCCGGCCGACGCGGACCGGGGGGTGATGGCCGACGTGGACTTCCTCGTGCGGCCGGAGCAGTTCGAAAGAGCCGGGTCGCTCCTCGAGGGGTTGGGGTTCTACAGGAAGCCCCTCGAGGAGGCCGGGCGCGCGACGCACGAGCGCGCCTACTACCTCGATGTCGGGGGCGGACGTCACATCATGTTCGAGGCGCACCGCCACCTCTTCGATCCGGTCCGCTTTCCTTTGGACCACGAGGGGCTCTGGCGCCGCAGCGCGGCCTCGGAGTTCGACGGGGCTCCGTGCCGGCGGCTCGCGCCCGAGGACCACTACGTCCACATCGTCTTTCACGACACCCTGCACCGGCTCACGTCCCTCGGGAGGACGCTTCGCGACCTCGAGCTGCTCGCCCGCCACGGCGACGCGGATTTGGATCTCATTATATATAGAGCCCGCGAGTGGCGCCTCACCCGCGCGGTGTGGCTGCTCACGAAGCGCGTCGACGCCTCGGCGCCGGAGCTCGGGCTTTCGAGGATCGTCCGGGAGCTCGCGCCTGCGCGATCCGTGCGAGCGGCGCTGGAGCTCGTCGTTCCAGAAGGCCGCACGGAGACCCGCCTCTCGCGCCTCCACCACCGCCTGCAGGCGGCGCTCCTCTGGCCCTTGATCCTCGACAGCCCGCTCCAGGCGGCGCGCCTGGCGATCACCCACCCCTATGTCAGGTACTGCCTCACCCCTGCCCCCCGCTAA
- the tnpA gene encoding IS200/IS605 family transposase: protein MHAVWTTKNRLALLDEDDLAAIGATTQKTARKIGAVVYAAGGTEDHVHVLVRYRPDMAVSNLVRSMKASTSYILRQTIPEFAWQEGYAAFSVSTKDVRRVEAYILGQAAHHATNNTWDDCEPG, encoded by the coding sequence ATGCACGCGGTCTGGACGACCAAGAACAGGTTGGCGTTGCTCGACGAAGACGACCTGGCGGCGATCGGAGCAACGACACAGAAGACCGCGAGGAAGATCGGCGCGGTTGTGTACGCCGCAGGCGGAACGGAAGACCACGTGCACGTGCTGGTGAGATACCGGCCCGATATGGCGGTGTCGAACCTCGTGAGGTCCATGAAGGCGTCGACCTCATACATTCTTCGACAAACGATCCCGGAGTTCGCGTGGCAGGAAGGCTACGCCGCGTTCAGCGTCTCCACAAAAGACGTCCGCCGCGTCGAGGCCTATATTCTGGGTCAGGCAGCGCACCACGCGACGAATAACACGTGGGATGATTGCGAACCGGGATGA